The Vibrio echinoideorum genome includes a region encoding these proteins:
- a CDS encoding protein phosphatase CheZ, whose amino-acid sequence MISLEQAKQLVELLENDEQQGADSLVRSIYEDNFSLQDNPMLQEIGSLTRDLHDSLTQFNFDERISVIANDEIPDARDRLQYVIDKTEVAANKTMDAVDRCMPIADNLHECLLQVRPQWNELMHGRIELAQFKALCHRIDGLLVQVEGDSTELRGQLTEILMAQDFQDLTGQIISKVITLVNEVEGRLVEILTVFGANQVEPTPKSEKKASIAPEGPILNPEEREDAVASQDEVDDLLSSLGF is encoded by the coding sequence ATGATTTCATTAGAACAAGCAAAACAATTAGTAGAGCTGCTTGAGAACGACGAGCAGCAAGGTGCTGATTCTCTTGTTAGAAGCATTTATGAAGACAACTTTAGTCTTCAAGACAATCCAATGCTTCAAGAAATAGGTAGTTTGACTCGTGACCTCCATGACTCTTTGACACAATTTAATTTCGATGAGCGCATCAGCGTTATCGCAAATGATGAAATCCCTGATGCAAGGGATCGCCTTCAATATGTCATTGATAAAACGGAAGTTGCGGCAAATAAAACGATGGACGCTGTCGATCGCTGTATGCCAATAGCAGACAACCTACACGAGTGTTTACTTCAAGTAAGGCCTCAATGGAATGAACTGATGCATGGCCGCATTGAGCTGGCACAATTTAAAGCTTTATGTCACCGCATTGATGGATTGCTTGTCCAAGTAGAAGGCGATAGTACCGAACTACGTGGACAACTGACTGAAATCTTGATGGCTCAGGATTTCCAAGATTTAACTGGGCAGATAATTAGCAAAGTTATTACCTTGGTAAATGAGGTTGAAGGACGTTTGGTCGAGATTCTTACTGTATTCGGTGCGAATCAGGTAGAGCCAACGCCAAAATCAGAGAAGAAAGCGTCTATTGCTCCTGAAGGTCCAATTTTGAACCCAGAAGAACGCGAAGACGCTGTTGCATCTCAAGATGAAGTCGACGATTTGTTATCCAGTCTTGGATTTTAA
- a CDS encoding protein-glutamate methylesterase/protein-glutamine glutaminase, translated as MAIKVLVVDDSSFFRRRVSEIINSEARLEVIDVAVNGKEAVEKAKQLRPDVITMDIEMPVMDGITAVREIMAASPTPILMFSSLTHDGARATLDALDAGALDFLPKKFEDIARNRDDAVALLQQRVIQIAAKRAFMRRTPVAPRATATTSTSTSTPLRQPISAAASAVKPTVASTAKFRASGKKYQLTAIGTSTGGPVALQKILTRIPAHYPHPIVLVQHMPATFTAAFASRLNTLCKIEVREAQDGDVLKPGVAYLAPGGKQMMIDGRAGSARLRIIDGGDRMNYKPCVDVTFGSAAKIYGDKVLSMILTGMGADGREGSRMLKTAGSTIWAQDEDSCVVYGMPQAVAKAGISTEDLPLDRIAERILVEVGLA; from the coding sequence ATGGCGATTAAAGTATTAGTCGTTGATGATTCGAGCTTTTTTCGTCGTCGCGTTAGCGAGATCATCAATTCAGAGGCTCGCCTAGAAGTCATCGATGTAGCAGTAAACGGTAAAGAAGCGGTTGAGAAAGCGAAACAGCTAAGACCGGACGTAATTACGATGGACATCGAGATGCCTGTTATGGACGGTATTACAGCCGTTCGTGAAATTATGGCCGCGTCTCCGACGCCTATTTTGATGTTTTCATCGTTAACGCATGATGGCGCGAGAGCAACGTTGGATGCGTTAGACGCAGGTGCTCTAGACTTCCTACCAAAGAAGTTTGAAGACATTGCGCGTAACCGAGATGATGCAGTCGCATTGCTTCAACAGCGTGTGATTCAGATTGCCGCAAAGCGTGCGTTTATGCGCCGTACACCGGTTGCACCAAGAGCTACGGCAACAACTTCTACGTCGACATCAACACCATTACGTCAACCGATTTCAGCGGCAGCTTCGGCTGTGAAGCCAACTGTGGCTTCAACTGCGAAGTTCAGAGCATCGGGTAAAAAGTATCAGTTGACAGCAATTGGTACGTCTACAGGCGGCCCAGTTGCACTACAGAAAATTTTGACACGCATCCCTGCACACTACCCGCATCCAATTGTGTTAGTTCAGCATATGCCAGCTACGTTTACCGCCGCTTTTGCTAGCCGATTGAATACATTGTGTAAGATTGAAGTTCGTGAAGCTCAAGACGGAGATGTGTTGAAACCTGGAGTGGCTTATCTTGCACCAGGCGGTAAGCAGATGATGATTGATGGCCGCGCAGGGTCCGCACGCCTAAGAATTATTGATGGCGGCGATCGAATGAATTACAAGCCTTGTGTGGATGTAACCTTCGGTTCTGCTGCGAAAATCTACGGTGACAAAGTCTTGTCTATGATTCTGACCGGAATGGGTGCTGATGGTCGAGAAGGTTCGCGTATGTTGAAGACCGCGGGCTCGACGATCTGGGCACAAGACGAAGATAGTTGTGTTGTATATGGTATGCCTCAAGCTGTAGCAAAAGCTGGCATTTCTACTGAAGACCTACCTCTAGACCGCATTGCGGAAAGAATTTTGGTTGAAGTTGGGTTAGCTTAG
- a CDS encoding chemotaxis protein CheW — translation MSHMSEIEVRKDQTNDEVLQWVTFQLEEETYGINVMQVREVLRYSEIAPVPGAPDYVLGIINLRGNVVTVIDTRSRFGLMQGEITDNTRIIVIESERQVIGILVDSVAEVVYLRSSEIDTTPSVGTDESAKFIQGVSNREGKLLILVDLNKLLSEDEWDEMAHL, via the coding sequence ATGTCTCATATGAGTGAAATTGAAGTAAGAAAAGATCAAACGAATGATGAAGTACTTCAATGGGTGACATTCCAACTGGAAGAAGAAACTTACGGCATTAACGTAATGCAGGTTCGTGAAGTTCTGCGTTATAGCGAGATTGCTCCAGTACCGGGTGCTCCAGACTACGTTCTAGGTATTATCAACCTACGTGGTAACGTTGTTACCGTTATCGACACTCGTTCTCGCTTTGGTTTGATGCAAGGTGAAATCACGGATAACACTCGTATCATCGTTATTGAATCTGAGCGTCAAGTTATCGGTATTCTAGTGGATAGCGTTGCTGAGGTGGTTTACCTACGTTCTTCTGAGATCGACACAACTCCAAGTGTGGGTACTGATGAAAGTGCTAAGTTCATCCAAGGTGTAAGTAACCGTGAAGGCAAGCTGCTTATTTTAGTAGATTTAAACAAACTACTAAGCGAAGACGAATGGGATGAGATGGCTCATCTGTAA
- the cheY gene encoding chemotaxis response regulator CheY, which translates to MKILIVDDFSTMRRIVKNLLRDLGFNNTQEADDGLTALPMLKKGEFDFVVTDWNMPGMQGIDLLKHIRADAELKHLPVLMITAEAKREQIIEAAQAGVNGYIVKPFTAATLKEKLDKIFDRL; encoded by the coding sequence ATGAAAATTCTCATTGTTGATGACTTTTCAACGATGCGCCGAATTGTTAAAAACCTACTTCGTGATCTAGGTTTCAACAACACTCAAGAAGCAGATGATGGCTTGACCGCATTACCTATGCTGAAAAAAGGCGAATTTGATTTCGTGGTAACTGACTGGAACATGCCTGGCATGCAAGGTATTGACCTGCTAAAACACATTCGCGCGGATGCGGAACTTAAGCACCTTCCAGTGCTTATGATCACAGCAGAAGCGAAGCGTGAGCAGATCATTGAAGCAGCTCAAGCGGGTGTAAATGGTTACATTGTGAAGCCTTTCACTGCTGCAACGCTGAAAGAGAAACTTGATAAGATTTTTGATCGCTTATAA
- a CDS encoding chemotaxis protein CheA, whose product MSYDLDEDILQDFLVEAGEILELLSEQLVELENNPDDKDLLNAIFRGFHTVKGGAGFLALTELVDTCHGAENVFDILRNGQRSVTSGLMDTMLRALDTVNVQFQAVQDQEPLVPADQVLLDELHRLCKPQSADEVALVESPAPVIAEPVFETPAEPIVESSSLNASSVDDISEDEFERLLDELHGKGGSPTTASTPTPPPAPQSVSDSGDITDDEFEKLLDELHGAGKSPTAVSLAPPAPPAPSAAPVSAKSEGDDLMSDEEFEKLLDQLHGSGNGPTIEELDAATKPAAAKPEPVAPAPQAAPKPKPQPSAPVAVKAAPAKAEVKTPAKKQQADATVRVDTSTLDTIMNMVGELVLVRNRLVSLGLNSNDEEMAKAVSNLDVVTADLQGAVMKTRMQPIKKVFGRFPRVVRDLARSLKKDIVLEMRGEETDLDKNLVEALADPLIHLVRNSVDHGIEMPEDRVAVGKSQTGKVILSASQEGDHIELAIVDDGGGMDPDKLRAIAVKRGLMDEDAASRLSNKECFNLIFAPGFSSKEQISDISGRGVGMDVVKTAINTLNGSIDIDSEMGQGTKITIKVPLTLAILPTLMVGVAGHPFALPLASVNEIFHLDLSRTNVVDGQLTIIVRDKSIPLFYLQNWLAPKAGIVELRKGHGHVVIVQLGSQRVGFVVDTLIGQEEVVIKPLDKLLQGTPGMAGATITSDGHIALILDVPDLLKQYAAASRI is encoded by the coding sequence ATGAGCTACGATTTAGACGAAGATATTCTTCAGGACTTTTTAGTCGAAGCAGGAGAAATCCTTGAACTCTTATCAGAACAACTGGTAGAGCTTGAGAATAATCCTGACGACAAAGACCTATTAAATGCTATTTTCCGTGGTTTCCATACAGTAAAAGGTGGTGCTGGTTTCCTAGCATTAACTGAGCTGGTGGATACTTGTCATGGTGCTGAGAATGTGTTCGACATTCTAAGAAACGGCCAACGCAGCGTAACGTCAGGTTTGATGGATACGATGCTACGCGCTCTAGATACAGTAAATGTACAGTTTCAAGCCGTGCAAGATCAGGAGCCTTTAGTGCCAGCTGATCAAGTTTTATTGGATGAGCTTCACCGTCTCTGTAAACCACAGTCTGCCGATGAAGTTGCCCTAGTAGAGTCCCCAGCCCCAGTAATCGCTGAGCCAGTTTTTGAGACGCCTGCTGAACCAATCGTTGAAAGCTCAAGCCTTAATGCATCTTCAGTTGATGATATCTCTGAAGATGAGTTTGAGCGCCTACTTGATGAACTTCATGGCAAAGGTGGCTCACCGACAACGGCTTCTACCCCAACACCGCCGCCAGCACCTCAGTCAGTTTCTGACAGCGGTGATATTACTGACGACGAATTTGAAAAATTATTAGATGAACTGCATGGTGCGGGTAAAAGCCCGACAGCGGTAAGTTTAGCGCCACCAGCTCCGCCAGCACCTTCTGCCGCACCAGTTTCGGCGAAGTCTGAAGGTGATGATCTGATGAGCGATGAAGAGTTTGAGAAGTTACTTGACCAGTTACATGGTTCAGGTAATGGGCCAACTATTGAAGAGCTGGATGCGGCCACTAAACCTGCCGCAGCGAAGCCTGAGCCTGTTGCTCCTGCTCCACAAGCAGCTCCAAAGCCGAAGCCTCAGCCATCTGCGCCCGTCGCTGTAAAAGCAGCACCCGCGAAAGCTGAAGTTAAAACGCCAGCGAAGAAACAACAAGCCGACGCAACGGTTCGTGTCGATACATCAACACTTGATACCATCATGAACATGGTGGGTGAATTGGTGTTGGTTCGTAACCGACTTGTGAGCCTAGGCTTAAACAGTAACGATGAAGAAATGGCGAAAGCCGTCTCTAACTTAGATGTTGTTACCGCAGACCTACAAGGCGCGGTAATGAAGACTCGTATGCAACCGATCAAGAAAGTATTTGGTCGTTTCCCTCGAGTTGTCCGCGACCTTGCTCGTAGCTTGAAGAAAGACATTGTTCTTGAGATGCGCGGTGAAGAGACGGACCTTGATAAGAACTTAGTTGAAGCACTTGCTGATCCCCTGATTCACTTGGTGAGAAACTCTGTCGACCATGGTATTGAAATGCCGGAAGACCGTGTTGCTGTGGGTAAATCACAAACGGGTAAAGTGATTCTTTCCGCCTCTCAAGAAGGTGACCACATTGAACTGGCTATCGTTGATGACGGTGGTGGTATGGACCCTGATAAGCTTCGTGCTATTGCGGTTAAACGTGGTCTGATGGACGAAGATGCCGCATCTCGTTTATCAAATAAAGAGTGCTTCAACCTGATTTTTGCTCCTGGCTTCTCAAGCAAAGAGCAGATCTCGGATATCTCAGGTCGTGGTGTAGGCATGGACGTTGTGAAAACAGCGATCAACACACTGAATGGCTCGATTGATATCGATTCAGAGATGGGACAAGGCACCAAGATTACGATCAAGGTTCCATTGACTCTAGCGATTCTACCAACTTTGATGGTCGGTGTTGCAGGTCACCCATTCGCATTGCCATTGGCATCTGTAAACGAGATCTTCCACTTAGATTTAAGCCGCACAAATGTGGTTGATGGTCAGCTGACTATCATCGTTCGCGATAAGTCTATTCCGTTGTTCTACTTGCAAAACTGGCTGGCACCTAAAGCGGGCATTGTTGAGCTACGCAAAGGGCACGGACATGTTGTTATCGTACAACTTGGTAGTCAACGTGTTGGTTTTGTTGTCGATACGCTTATTGGTCAAGAAGAAGTAGTCATCAAGCCACTTGATAAACTACTACAAGGCACGCCAGGAATGGCAGGCGCGACAATTACAAGTGACGGACACATTGCATTGATTCTAGATGTGCCGGACTTGTTGAAGCAGTACGCAGCTGCGTCAAGAATTTAA
- the ccmA gene encoding cytochrome c biogenesis heme-transporting ATPase CcmA: MLEVSNLTAIRDDRVLFESLSFQLKPGELVQVEGRNGTGKTTLLRIITGLGDRDEGTISWDGDSIESSRDVYHQNLLFLGHQTGVKRELSAYENLSFYQSIHSDGTTKEELYQALAQVGLAGREDVPAGQLSAGQQRRVALARLWLSKQMLWILDEPLTAIDKQGVKVLESLFSQHADNGGIVLLTTHQDMFADSPKLRKIKLGD, encoded by the coding sequence ATGCTAGAAGTCTCAAATTTAACTGCTATTCGTGACGACAGGGTTCTGTTTGAATCGTTATCTTTTCAATTGAAACCGGGTGAATTGGTTCAAGTTGAAGGTCGAAACGGTACCGGGAAAACGACACTCCTTAGGATTATTACAGGGTTAGGCGACCGTGATGAAGGCACTATTTCTTGGGATGGCGATTCTATTGAATCGAGTCGAGATGTTTATCATCAAAATCTCCTTTTTCTTGGGCATCAAACTGGCGTTAAACGCGAGCTCAGTGCTTATGAGAATCTGAGTTTTTACCAGTCGATTCATAGTGACGGCACAACTAAAGAAGAGCTTTATCAAGCTTTGGCTCAAGTAGGTCTTGCTGGAAGAGAAGATGTGCCCGCCGGTCAACTTTCAGCGGGTCAACAGCGCCGAGTGGCATTAGCACGACTGTGGTTGAGTAAGCAAATGTTGTGGATTTTAGACGAGCCGCTAACAGCTATAGATAAGCAGGGTGTCAAAGTTTTGGAGTCTCTTTTTTCTCAGCATGCAGATAACGGCGGTATTGTGTTGTTAACCACACACCAAGACATGTTTGCTGATAGCCCTAAACTAAGAAAAATTAAGTTGGGTGATTAA
- a CDS encoding heme ABC transporter permease, which yields MWKWLHPYAKAETSYQLAGKFLPWFSILALLCLSAGTVWGLAFAPSDYQQGDSFRIIYIHVPSAIWSMGVYMSMAIAAFIGLVWQVRLSDMAALAMAPIGAVFTFIALLTGAVWGKPMWGAWWVWDARLTSELILLFLYLGVIALHHAFDDQKTAAKAAGILAIVGVINLPIIHFSVEWWNTLHQGATITKFDQPSISSDMLWPLLLNIFGFAFFFGAVTMVRFRNEIISKESHRPWVRKLAAEKA from the coding sequence ATGTGGAAATGGCTCCATCCCTACGCCAAAGCAGAAACATCCTATCAGCTTGCTGGTAAATTTCTGCCATGGTTCTCGATCCTAGCGCTATTGTGTTTATCCGCCGGTACGGTTTGGGGGTTAGCATTTGCGCCTTCAGATTACCAACAAGGTGATAGCTTTCGAATCATCTACATCCATGTCCCTTCTGCAATTTGGTCTATGGGCGTGTACATGTCTATGGCGATTGCTGCCTTTATCGGCTTAGTATGGCAGGTAAGGCTATCTGACATGGCGGCATTGGCTATGGCGCCGATCGGTGCTGTATTTACCTTCATCGCACTGTTAACGGGTGCTGTTTGGGGGAAGCCAATGTGGGGTGCTTGGTGGGTTTGGGATGCACGATTGACCTCAGAGCTTATTCTTCTATTCCTATACTTGGGTGTGATTGCCTTACACCACGCGTTTGATGACCAAAAAACAGCAGCAAAAGCGGCTGGAATTCTGGCTATCGTAGGCGTAATCAACCTACCTATTATTCACTTTTCAGTAGAGTGGTGGAACACACTTCACCAAGGCGCGACGATCACTAAGTTTGATCAGCCTTCTATATCTAGTGACATGCTATGGCCGCTTCTTCTCAACATCTTCGGCTTCGCCTTTTTCTTTGGTGCTGTGACTATGGTTCGTTTTAGAAATGAAATCATCAGTAAAGAAAGTCACCGTCCATGGGTTCGCAAGCTTGCGGCCGAAAAAGCGTAG
- the ccmE gene encoding cytochrome c maturation protein CcmE yields MNPRRKKRLGIILAIFFGISATVGLMVYALNQNMDLFYTPTELVNGKDGKKPEVGQRLRIGGMVVVGSVSRDNESLRVSFDLKDVGPKVTILYDGILPDLFREGQGIVAQGVLKDATTIEAFEVLAKHDEEYMPSEVAEAMKKTHEPMQYSTEQKEGSAQ; encoded by the coding sequence ATGAACCCAAGACGTAAAAAGAGGCTAGGTATTATCTTAGCGATCTTTTTTGGTATCAGTGCAACTGTTGGATTGATGGTTTACGCACTTAACCAGAACATGGATCTGTTCTACACACCAACTGAGCTTGTTAATGGTAAAGACGGTAAAAAACCTGAAGTTGGCCAGCGCTTGCGTATTGGTGGCATGGTTGTAGTCGGTTCTGTAAGCCGTGACAACGAATCACTACGTGTAAGCTTTGATTTGAAAGATGTTGGTCCTAAAGTAACGATTTTATACGATGGCATTCTTCCTGATCTTTTCCGTGAAGGACAAGGTATTGTTGCTCAAGGCGTTCTAAAAGATGCGACAACAATTGAAGCGTTCGAAGTATTAGCGAAACACGATGAAGAGTACATGCCTTCTGAAGTTGCTGAAGCAATGAAGAAGACCCATGAGCCAATGCAGTACTCGACAGAACAAAAAGAAGGAAGTGCTCAATGA
- the ccmB gene encoding heme exporter protein CcmB, whose translation MISSMTTIIRRELLIAFRRQADIFNPLWFFIIVITLFPLSIGPEPNLLARIAAGIVWVAALLSALLSLERLFRDDFQDGALEQMMLMPIPLQLVVLSKVIAHWLLTGLPLILISPLLAVLLSLDFDTWLSVVLTLLVGTPALSFIGAIGVALTVGLQKGGVLLSLLILPLYIPILIFATSAIDAAALGVAYNGQLAVLGAMLMGAMTLTPFAISAALRVSVN comes from the coding sequence ATGATCTCTTCAATGACCACGATCATTCGACGTGAACTGCTGATTGCGTTTAGACGCCAAGCGGATATTTTTAACCCTTTGTGGTTTTTTATCATTGTAATTACCCTTTTTCCTTTAAGTATTGGCCCTGAGCCAAATCTACTTGCACGCATTGCCGCGGGTATTGTTTGGGTGGCCGCTTTACTTTCTGCGTTGCTCTCTCTAGAGCGCCTCTTCCGAGATGATTTTCAAGATGGAGCTCTCGAGCAGATGATGCTGATGCCCATCCCGTTGCAGTTGGTAGTCTTGTCCAAGGTCATAGCACACTGGTTATTGACCGGGTTACCATTAATTTTGATCAGTCCGTTATTGGCTGTGCTGCTTTCTTTGGATTTCGATACTTGGTTATCGGTTGTCTTAACGTTGTTGGTTGGTACGCCAGCATTGAGCTTTATCGGTGCGATTGGTGTTGCTCTAACGGTAGGGCTTCAGAAAGGCGGTGTGCTTTTAAGCTTACTTATTTTGCCGTTGTATATCCCAATTCTTATTTTTGCTACATCAGCGATTGATGCGGCAGCACTAGGTGTTGCGTATAACGGTCAATTAGCGGTTCTTGGTGCGATGTTGATGGGTGCGATGACTCTAACGCCTTTTGCGATCAGTGCCGCACTTAGAGTTAGTGTGAACTGA
- the ccmD gene encoding heme exporter protein CcmD — translation MYFESLSDFFAMGGYASYVWSAFGITFFAMIVLLVVSVRRGKQLLSEVQAKIDRQARIDAAKNMENTL, via the coding sequence ATGTATTTTGAATCTTTAAGTGATTTCTTTGCTATGGGGGGCTACGCCTCATATGTATGGAGTGCATTTGGAATCACATTCTTCGCGATGATCGTCTTATTAGTCGTAAGCGTTCGTCGTGGTAAGCAATTACTCAGTGAAGTACAAGCTAAGATTGATCGTCAAGCTCGTATCGATGCAGCAAAAAATATGGAGAACACTCTATGA
- a CDS encoding DUF2802 domain-containing protein — MFEALPISPVALLVGVGVFTLFIVVLISKVKSAIQKQLDQSRLQVRNLDKELQKSSKQLLEVRSVVIGLGQKVTEQQDLIKHLNERIVELEHVDTDGRLYTRATKMVQLGAGINELIEECELPKAEAELMMSLQNKLAGKEKIPSLTSNPSSFDEQPTASRDRRDPPRRR, encoded by the coding sequence ATGTTTGAAGCGCTCCCTATAAGCCCTGTTGCTCTACTCGTTGGAGTCGGGGTTTTTACGTTATTCATTGTTGTTTTGATTAGCAAAGTAAAAAGTGCGATTCAAAAGCAGCTCGATCAGTCACGCCTGCAAGTTCGAAATTTGGACAAAGAGCTTCAAAAATCGAGTAAGCAATTACTTGAGGTTCGCTCTGTAGTAATTGGCCTTGGCCAAAAAGTGACTGAACAGCAAGATCTGATAAAACACTTGAATGAACGTATTGTTGAGCTAGAGCATGTTGATACCGACGGACGCTTGTACACACGAGCAACGAAAATGGTTCAACTTGGCGCTGGGATTAACGAATTGATCGAAGAATGTGAATTGCCTAAAGCTGAAGCCGAGCTAATGATGTCTTTGCAGAATAAGCTTGCTGGTAAGGAAAAAATTCCTTCGCTAACAAGTAATCCTTCATCGTTTGATGAACAGCCAACAGCCTCTCGTGATCGCAGAGACCCTCCTCGACGTCGTTAA
- a CDS encoding ParA family protein, whose product MIVWSVANQKGGVGKTTTTVTLAGLLALKGHRVLLVDTDPHASLTTYLGYDSDNVESSLFDLFQLREFTAQTVRPLILQTEVEGIDIIPAHMSLATLDRVMGNRSGMGLILKRALAALKNDYDYVLIDCPPILGVMMVNALAGSDRILIPVQTEFLAMKGLERMIRTLAIMQKSRKTPFKVTIVPTMYDKRTKASLQTLTQLKDDYPNQVWTSAVPIDTKFRDASLKRLPASHFASGSRGVFAYKQLLIYLERLAINERE is encoded by the coding sequence ATGATTGTTTGGAGTGTTGCAAACCAAAAAGGTGGTGTTGGTAAAACAACCACGACCGTGACCTTGGCAGGGCTACTTGCTTTGAAAGGGCACCGAGTGTTGTTGGTTGATACTGACCCACATGCATCACTAACCACGTATCTGGGTTACGACTCAGATAACGTGGAGTCAAGTCTGTTTGATCTTTTTCAACTGCGAGAGTTTACTGCTCAGACGGTAAGACCTTTGATTTTGCAAACGGAAGTCGAAGGTATCGATATTATTCCTGCACACATGTCATTGGCGACATTAGACCGTGTCATGGGTAATCGCAGCGGCATGGGTTTGATCTTAAAGCGAGCTTTGGCTGCTTTAAAAAATGACTACGATTATGTGCTTATCGATTGTCCTCCAATTCTTGGTGTGATGATGGTCAACGCATTGGCTGGCAGCGATCGTATTTTGATTCCAGTACAGACTGAGTTCTTGGCTATGAAAGGCTTAGAGCGCATGATCCGCACTTTGGCTATCATGCAAAAGTCACGCAAAACACCGTTTAAAGTGACGATTGTCCCTACGATGTACGACAAGCGAACCAAAGCATCGCTGCAAACATTAACTCAGCTTAAAGATGACTATCCGAACCAAGTTTGGACATCTGCTGTTCCTATTGATACCAAATTTAGAGATGCGAGCTTAAAACGCTTACCAGCATCTCATTTTGCATCGGGTAGCCGTGGTGTATTTGCTTATAAACAGCTGCTTATTTATCTCGAGAGGTTGGCGATAAATGAGCGCGAATAA
- a CDS encoding chemotaxis protein CheW, translating into MSANKELTVERPSLSSEQALDDYFTALLGDENFESDEFFVDEPSDEPQSEEPEPEPEPEPEPEPEPEPEPEPEPEPQITTNYSSYAEIRAAEFEVPNLEDVQKLLSRLEATNVVDDLNLDELMDQNTQKIAQQADMQMFDAAVETVQVSAEPEIQDWNLPEPDLSITAKPQVELPQAQDELVETEQIEAKAEHPDTEVEDPEMDAQDPDIESAIEPETQAGGADQFTSWESTARTEDFQVLYFDVNGVTFAVPLDELGGIHRLEELSHIIGKPAWYLGLQTNRDSQLDVVDTAKWVMSEKLSGDEYKENYQYIVMLGESLWGLAGTELKGTELLNTDKVRWREMAGKRPWLAGMVKEKMCALIHVEALIAMLNAGLDVKALS; encoded by the coding sequence ATGAGCGCGAATAAAGAATTAACAGTGGAGCGACCAAGTCTATCAAGTGAACAAGCACTGGATGACTACTTTACTGCGCTATTAGGCGATGAAAACTTTGAATCTGATGAGTTTTTTGTTGACGAGCCTAGCGACGAACCACAATCTGAAGAGCCAGAGCCAGAGCCAGAGCCAGAGCCAGAGCCAGAGCCAGAGCCAGAGCCAGAGCCAGAGCCAGAGCCAGAGCCACAAATTACTACAAATTACTCAAGCTACGCAGAAATACGCGCGGCTGAGTTTGAGGTTCCAAACCTTGAGGATGTTCAGAAGCTACTGAGCCGTTTAGAGGCGACCAATGTTGTTGATGATCTGAACCTCGATGAATTGATGGATCAAAATACGCAGAAAATTGCGCAGCAAGCAGACATGCAAATGTTCGATGCCGCTGTCGAAACAGTTCAAGTATCTGCGGAACCTGAAATTCAAGATTGGAATCTTCCAGAACCGGATTTATCCATTACTGCAAAGCCTCAAGTAGAATTGCCGCAAGCTCAGGATGAATTGGTAGAAACTGAACAAATAGAAGCGAAAGCCGAACATCCTGATACAGAGGTTGAAGATCCTGAAATGGACGCTCAAGATCCTGACATCGAGAGTGCTATCGAGCCGGAAACTCAAGCCGGAGGCGCTGACCAGTTCACCTCGTGGGAAAGTACGGCTCGAACAGAAGATTTTCAAGTCTTGTATTTTGATGTGAACGGTGTGACTTTTGCGGTGCCACTTGATGAGCTAGGTGGTATCCATCGACTTGAAGAGTTAAGTCACATTATTGGTAAGCCTGCTTGGTATTTGGGTTTGCAAACCAACCGTGATAGCCAATTAGATGTGGTCGATACCGCAAAGTGGGTGATGTCTGAGAAACTATCGGGTGACGAATACAAAGAAAACTATCAATATATAGTCATGCTTGGAGAAAGCTTGTGGGGCCTTGCGGGCACCGAGTTAAAAGGCACCGAGCTACTTAATACAGATAAAGTACGTTGGCGAGAAATGGCAGGGAAACGCCCATGGCTCGCCGGTATGGTAAAAGAAAAAATGTGTGCTTTGATCCATGTTGAAGCATTAATCGCCATGCTAAATGCAGGGCTAGATGTAAAAGCATTAAGCTAG